In Leptospira sp. WS58.C1, a single genomic region encodes these proteins:
- a CDS encoding putative bifunctional diguanylate cyclase/phosphodiesterase translates to MSLNGLNFYSYLSRIRILKTYSSKIMLVAFFGTHVPLITLLLFFILSTVQDFQTALKILGIALAATLAGTAATLLALHKLLAPVMLTSRSLNRYLSERELPNLPTIFQDEAGSLMADTVTAVRKLDELIHYMANYDGLSGLPNRDLFLERLSSSLHELSMREEILSFPVLSLEATHLKQIRSNFGVHIGDLYLRALVQKLETMLGPETILARTGDGEFSFFPSPSSSQILETDSEIWAGKIQNSVSSPLNVVDHQISSEIQIGISVFPYDGKSSDQLLWKSETALNQAKLSGTTKIQTYSSEWKERMKEKYLLEKDLRLAISKNQLFLQYQPRIEVQTGKKISAEALLRWKHPEYGLISPTIFIPIAEESGIIAEMGEWVLSKSMEDLGNWKKRGIPPIRISVNLSVKQLEDKNITKKVLDILEKNDLSVEDLELEITESSLITNTQPALEILGELHSWGISLALDDFGTGYSSLSYLSKIPLKTLKVDQSFVRKILTDPNSLAISKTIVALGKSLGLRITAEGVETEAQMRKIKDLGCDEAQGYFLSKPILLEELEKFVQT, encoded by the coding sequence ATGAGTCTTAACGGATTAAATTTCTATTCCTATCTTAGTCGTATCCGAATTCTTAAAACCTATTCCAGTAAAATTATGCTTGTGGCCTTTTTTGGGACACATGTTCCCTTAATCACACTTTTATTATTTTTCATTTTATCCACCGTACAGGATTTTCAAACCGCCCTTAAAATTTTAGGGATTGCTCTTGCGGCAACTCTTGCAGGAACTGCGGCCACTCTTCTCGCCTTACATAAACTTTTAGCTCCGGTGATGCTTACTTCAAGATCATTGAATAGATATCTGAGTGAGAGAGAGCTCCCGAATTTACCCACAATATTCCAAGATGAAGCCGGTTCCTTGATGGCGGACACGGTTACCGCTGTGCGCAAGTTAGACGAGCTCATCCATTATATGGCTAACTATGACGGTTTATCCGGACTACCGAATCGGGATCTATTTTTGGAAAGACTGAGTAGTTCCCTTCATGAACTTTCCATGAGAGAGGAAATATTAAGTTTTCCTGTTCTATCTTTAGAAGCGACTCACTTAAAACAGATCCGATCCAATTTCGGTGTGCATATAGGGGACCTATATCTGAGAGCTTTAGTCCAAAAATTGGAAACGATGCTCGGCCCGGAAACCATCCTGGCAAGGACAGGAGATGGAGAGTTTTCTTTCTTTCCTTCACCTTCTTCTTCCCAAATTTTAGAAACGGATTCGGAGATCTGGGCAGGAAAGATCCAAAACAGCGTATCTTCTCCTTTGAATGTGGTAGACCATCAGATCTCTTCCGAGATACAGATTGGAATTTCGGTTTTTCCCTATGATGGAAAATCGTCCGATCAACTTTTATGGAAATCGGAGACTGCTTTAAACCAAGCAAAACTTTCGGGGACCACAAAGATCCAAACTTATTCTTCCGAATGGAAGGAAAGAATGAAGGAGAAATACCTACTCGAAAAAGACCTAAGACTTGCAATATCTAAAAACCAATTATTCCTTCAGTACCAGCCCAGAATAGAAGTACAAACCGGAAAAAAGATCTCCGCAGAAGCATTACTCAGATGGAAACATCCGGAATACGGGCTCATCTCCCCTACTATCTTCATACCGATCGCGGAAGAAAGTGGGATTATAGCTGAGATGGGCGAATGGGTCCTTTCCAAATCAATGGAGGACTTAGGAAATTGGAAAAAAAGAGGAATTCCCCCGATCCGTATCTCGGTGAATTTATCCGTAAAACAATTGGAAGATAAGAATATCACGAAGAAGGTCTTAGATATCTTGGAGAAAAACGATTTGAGTGTGGAAGATCTGGAATTGGAGATCACCGAATCGAGTTTAATCACCAATACGCAGCCAGCTTTGGAAATTTTAGGAGAGTTACATTCCTGGGGGATTTCCCTCGCCTTGGACGATTTTGGAACAGGTTACTCCAGCCTTTCTTATTTAAGTAAAATTCCGCTCAAAACACTCAAAGTGGACCAATCCTTCGTACGCAAAATTCTAACGGATCCGAATTCTTTGGCAATATCCAAAACGATCGTTGCTTTGGGAAAAAGTTTAGGACTTCGAATCACCGCGGAAGGTGTGGAAACCGAGGCTCAAATGCGGAAAATCAAGGATCTGGGTTGCGATGAAGCGCAGGGATATTTCTTAAGTAAACCGATCCTTTTGGAAGAATTGGAGAAGTTCGTCCAAACCTAA
- a CDS encoding LIMLP_04285 family protein, translating to MITRTFITISIFLICLGTLSADTVTNIKTKEVIENVKTSQTEQGVIVEFEDGSRRGFDRTSVTVEAKPVEWKQKEQENYPDKERYTDYGILGGFGLLFLLLPW from the coding sequence ATGATTACGAGAACTTTTATTACAATTTCAATTTTTCTAATATGTTTGGGGACCCTTTCTGCGGACACCGTGACCAATATCAAAACCAAAGAAGTGATCGAGAACGTAAAAACCTCTCAGACGGAACAGGGTGTGATCGTTGAGTTCGAAGACGGCTCCCGTAGAGGTTTTGACAGAACGTCCGTTACTGTAGAAGCCAAACCTGTGGAGTGGAAACAAAAGGAACAGGAAAACTATCCTGATAAGGAAAGATATACTGATTACGGGATCCTTGGCGGGTTCGGACTATTGTTCCTTCTTTTACCTTGGTAA